From the Lycium ferocissimum isolate CSIRO_LF1 unplaced genomic scaffold, AGI_CSIRO_Lferr_CH_V1 ctg45, whole genome shotgun sequence genome, one window contains:
- the LOC132044447 gene encoding calmodulin-binding protein 60 A-like isoform X1: MAQTLMFEDGNNAGELGKETSHTETTNSTPPFTRAIRDVLSLCKLRRIVVSFLLALFPFPVEREFHLDLEIFLTARNRNCRKKIHPCESRCLLLKFSREIAQVVFTGECMFPEGTKLELVNAVRGQHVRQGPLASALVEIFLLNGEENWTIEELNSHIMMQKRGGKSECGKNPYLRLEGGVVSVDEIKFKHRQKHMKKLEMVRLGARVVNQSHRVIVKEAVTGPLTIKDKRLKPKKRYPPSPTDDVWRLEQIYRNGAFHNRLTENGIKTVEDFLIELYNNPRRLRCILGKSMSDDYWKKATTHAKTCNIDGRTYLYYHMETEQKFAVVFNVAGQVMLLDSGCGLHQFNKLSESQKVYAHKLVETAFANWESVLKFDNDISITDHLSSSILSPLSCPMLDDFQHSELQLTSTSNFFQRTAESSQWVVSAECSTSYAIVDQQAEPDGMSFDIPASGYTTTPNQTLNSGDYWEKIMQLLNSDELQFEDFPYREPGQATYSAAETSSTQFYGLQHDECMDLSQNQFTDLMISEDLHTVIHEDGTNANQWHEMNDISMAPVASMCKGKSKKSWAKISSILRWFSLKRFVKLKKVQITKKRKLSR, encoded by the exons GTGGAGCGTGAATTTCACTTGGACTTGGAAATATTTTTGACTGCTCGTAACAG GAATTGCCGGAAGAAAATCCATCCTTGTGAATCGAGATGTTTACTTTTAAAGTTCTCACGCGAGATTGCCCAAGTGGTATTTACTGGAGAGTGTATGTTTCCCGAAGGAACCAAACTGGAATTGGTTAATGCTGTTAGGGGACAACATGTGAGACAGGGACCTCTAGCCTCAGCACTAGTTGAAATATTTCTACTTAATGGCGAGGAAAATTGGACAATTGAAGAACTAAACAGTCATATCATGATGCAAAAAAGAGGTGGAAAATCAGAGTGCGGCAAAAATCCATATTTGAGGTTGGAAGGAGGCGTTGTTTCTGTTGACGAAATTAAATTCAAGCACAGACAAAAGCATATGAAGAAGTTGGAAATGGTAAGGCTAGGAGCACGAGTTGTCAATCAATCACACCGAGTTATAGTGAAAGAGGCTGTTACAGGACCCCTCACTATCAAGGATAAACGTTTAA AACCAAAGAAGCGGTACCCTCCATCACCAACTGATGACGTATGGAGGCTAGAGCAGATTTACAGAAATGGTGCTTTCCATAACCGGTTGACTGAAAATGGTATCAAAACCGTGGAGGATTTCCTAATCGAACTCTACAACAATCCTCGGAGGCTACGCTGT ATCCTTGGCAAAAGCATGTCTGATGATTATTGGAAAAAGGCTACAACGCATGCTAAGACATGTAATATTGATGGAAGAACATACTTGTATTATCATATGGAGACAGAACAAAAATTTGCAGTGGTGTTTAATGTTGCTGGCCAGGTGATGTTGTTGGACTCAGGGTGCGGTTTACATCAATTCAACAAACTCTCTGAATCTCAAAAG GTGTATGCACACAAGTTAGTGGAAACTGCATTTGCAAACTGGGAAAGTGTCCTAAAATTTGATAACGATATTTCTATCACGGATCACTTATCATCGTCCATATTATCCCCATTATCCTGTCCCATGCTTGATGATTTCCAGCATTCAGAACTTCAACTTACTTCA ACGTCAAATTTTTTTCAGAGAACTGCTGAAAGTAGCCAGTGGGTGGTCAGTGCAGAATGTTCCACTTCTTATGCAATTGTCGACCAGCAAGCAGAGCCAGATGGCATGTCTTTTGATATCCCTGCTTCTGGCTATACAACAACTCCCAACCAGACTCTGAATTCAGGAGATTATTGGGAGAAAATCATGCAGCTTCTTAATTctgatgaacttcaatttgaggATTTCCCATACCGAGAGCCTGGCCAAGCCACCTACTCTGCTGCTGAAACAAGTTCCACGCAGTTTTATGGATTGCAACATGATGAGTGTATGGATCTTTCCCAAAACCAATTCACGGACTTGATGATATCTGAAGATCTGCACACGGTCATCCATGAAGATGGCACAAATGCTAATCAATggcatgaaatgaatgatatcTCAATGGCTCCTGTGGCCTCTATGTGCAAAGGCAAGTCGAAGAAGAGCTGGGCCAAGATATCTAGCATACTCCGATGGTTCTCATTGAAAAGGTTTGTTAAACTTAAAAAGGTCCAAATTACCAAGAAGCGGAAATTATCCAGATAA
- the LOC132044447 gene encoding calmodulin-binding protein 60 A-like isoform X3, with amino-acid sequence MSCLSANSGGLWCPFYWLCFLFLNCRKKIHPCESRCLLLKFSREIAQVVFTGECMFPEGTKLELVNAVRGQHVRQGPLASALVEIFLLNGEENWTIEELNSHIMMQKRGGKSECGKNPYLRLEGGVVSVDEIKFKHRQKHMKKLEMVRLGARVVNQSHRVIVKEAVTGPLTIKDKRLKPKKRYPPSPTDDVWRLEQIYRNGAFHNRLTENGIKTVEDFLIELYNNPRRLRCILGKSMSDDYWKKATTHAKTCNIDGRTYLYYHMETEQKFAVVFNVAGQVMLLDSGCGLHQFNKLSESQKVYAHKLVETAFANWESVLKFDNDISITDHLSSSILSPLSCPMLDDFQHSELQLTSTSNFFQRTAESSQWVVSAECSTSYAIVDQQAEPDGMSFDIPASGYTTTPNQTLNSGDYWEKIMQLLNSDELQFEDFPYREPGQATYSAAETSSTQFYGLQHDECMDLSQNQFTDLMISEDLHTVIHEDGTNANQWHEMNDISMAPVASMCKGKSKKSWAKISSILRWFSLKRFVKLKKVQITKKRKLSR; translated from the exons GAATTGCCGGAAGAAAATCCATCCTTGTGAATCGAGATGTTTACTTTTAAAGTTCTCACGCGAGATTGCCCAAGTGGTATTTACTGGAGAGTGTATGTTTCCCGAAGGAACCAAACTGGAATTGGTTAATGCTGTTAGGGGACAACATGTGAGACAGGGACCTCTAGCCTCAGCACTAGTTGAAATATTTCTACTTAATGGCGAGGAAAATTGGACAATTGAAGAACTAAACAGTCATATCATGATGCAAAAAAGAGGTGGAAAATCAGAGTGCGGCAAAAATCCATATTTGAGGTTGGAAGGAGGCGTTGTTTCTGTTGACGAAATTAAATTCAAGCACAGACAAAAGCATATGAAGAAGTTGGAAATGGTAAGGCTAGGAGCACGAGTTGTCAATCAATCACACCGAGTTATAGTGAAAGAGGCTGTTACAGGACCCCTCACTATCAAGGATAAACGTTTAA AACCAAAGAAGCGGTACCCTCCATCACCAACTGATGACGTATGGAGGCTAGAGCAGATTTACAGAAATGGTGCTTTCCATAACCGGTTGACTGAAAATGGTATCAAAACCGTGGAGGATTTCCTAATCGAACTCTACAACAATCCTCGGAGGCTACGCTGT ATCCTTGGCAAAAGCATGTCTGATGATTATTGGAAAAAGGCTACAACGCATGCTAAGACATGTAATATTGATGGAAGAACATACTTGTATTATCATATGGAGACAGAACAAAAATTTGCAGTGGTGTTTAATGTTGCTGGCCAGGTGATGTTGTTGGACTCAGGGTGCGGTTTACATCAATTCAACAAACTCTCTGAATCTCAAAAG GTGTATGCACACAAGTTAGTGGAAACTGCATTTGCAAACTGGGAAAGTGTCCTAAAATTTGATAACGATATTTCTATCACGGATCACTTATCATCGTCCATATTATCCCCATTATCCTGTCCCATGCTTGATGATTTCCAGCATTCAGAACTTCAACTTACTTCA ACGTCAAATTTTTTTCAGAGAACTGCTGAAAGTAGCCAGTGGGTGGTCAGTGCAGAATGTTCCACTTCTTATGCAATTGTCGACCAGCAAGCAGAGCCAGATGGCATGTCTTTTGATATCCCTGCTTCTGGCTATACAACAACTCCCAACCAGACTCTGAATTCAGGAGATTATTGGGAGAAAATCATGCAGCTTCTTAATTctgatgaacttcaatttgaggATTTCCCATACCGAGAGCCTGGCCAAGCCACCTACTCTGCTGCTGAAACAAGTTCCACGCAGTTTTATGGATTGCAACATGATGAGTGTATGGATCTTTCCCAAAACCAATTCACGGACTTGATGATATCTGAAGATCTGCACACGGTCATCCATGAAGATGGCACAAATGCTAATCAATggcatgaaatgaatgatatcTCAATGGCTCCTGTGGCCTCTATGTGCAAAGGCAAGTCGAAGAAGAGCTGGGCCAAGATATCTAGCATACTCCGATGGTTCTCATTGAAAAGGTTTGTTAAACTTAAAAAGGTCCAAATTACCAAGAAGCGGAAATTATCCAGATAA